One window of the Zea mays cultivar B73 chromosome 3, Zm-B73-REFERENCE-NAM-5.0, whole genome shotgun sequence genome contains the following:
- the LOC103650930 gene encoding uncharacterized protein, with product MSGVLGQRPSRPWPPGDPASTPPSEPATAAADAGARGEASALRDLGTSMDAISFGFAATAILISLFLLMAIFEHLIKPRAFPPDSPDDGGRRPHADRLHGRLSPGKLRNPPMVEAVLQAADLSVLMPGQRYPTYLAQPAPLPPPCSREGVHYWPPHDHHNAYMPP from the exons ATGAGCGGGGTACTCGGGCAGAGGCCGTCGCGGCCGTGGCCGCCGGGGGACCCCGCGTCCACGCCGCCGTCGGAGCCCGCCACAGCCGCCGCGGACGCGGGCGCGAGGGGCGAGGCGTCCGCGCTCAGGGACCTGGGCACGTCCATGGACGCCATCTCCTTCGGGTTCGCGGCCACGGCCATCCTCATCTCGCTCTTCCTCCTCATGGCCATCTTCGAGCACCTCATCAAGCCCCGGGCCTTCCCGCCCGACTCCCCCGACGACGGCGGCAGGCGGCCGCACGCTGACCGCCTGCACGGCCGCCTCTCGCCTGGGAAGCTCCGGAACCCGCCCATG GTGGAGGCGGTGCTGCAGGCGGCGGACCTGTCGGTGCTGATGCCGGGGCAGCGGTACCCGACGTACCTGGCGCAACcggcgccgctgccgccgccgtgcTCCAGGGAAGGCGTGCACTACTGGCCACCGCATGACCACCACAACGCGTACATGCCGccctga